From a single Miscanthus floridulus cultivar M001 chromosome 8, ASM1932011v1, whole genome shotgun sequence genomic region:
- the LOC136469644 gene encoding uncharacterized protein: MTGKDRDGFPDANECIMIFGGSDAIWSKRQHKHLTKVLMDGGSGLNILYIDTLDAMANFCLEVLTFEVVDFAGSYHAILGWPCYTKFMEIPNYTYLKLKMPRPSGIITVSSAFSHAFTCDYEHYKLATMVINSFELPWLRESLAPAIPDYNKPTSSVAFCLLKETKVVGIDPINPTKTVQIGTQLLAK; encoded by the exons atgacgGGCAAGGACAGGGATGGTTTCCCTGACGCtaatgaatgcatcatgatcttcggtggatctgatgccatctggtccaagcgccagcacaag cacctcaccaaggtgctgatggacggaggtagtggcctcaacatcctctacattgacaccctcgacgccat GGCCAACTTCtgcttggaggtcctcacctttgaggtggtggactttgcagggtcctaccacgccatcttggggtggccatgctacacaAAATTCATGgaaatccccaactacacctacctcaagctgaagatgccgagaCCGAGTGGCATCATCACCGTGAGCAGTGCCTTTTCGCACGCCTTCACGTGTGACTACGAGCACTACAAGCTCGCCACTATGGTCATCAACTCATTCGAGCTCCCGTGGCTTAGGGAATCATTGGCCCCAGCAatcccagactacaacaaaccaacctcctcggtGGCCTTCTGTTTGCttaaggaaaccaaggtggtgggaatcgaccccatcaacccaaccaagacagttcagatcgggacccagctcttggccaaatag